A single region of the Acinetobacter sp. WCHA45 genome encodes:
- a CDS encoding NAD-dependent epimerase/dehydratase family protein has translation MHILFIGYGKTSQRVAKHLFEQGHHISTISRSPKMDCYARHYIQDIHYLDLTQLDPIDLVYVILAPSQSGIEAYQQTYVDSVEPIANALKNHPVRRIIIVSSTRVYGENAGERIDDESFIQPIDEQGHLLRKMELLWQSHYPHQSIIVRPAGIYGTSIARLKKLAEQTLTYPTIHFSNRIHIDDLAKFLALLAVIDIVESSYIISNNNPLPMHEILSWFQQYLNLPQLQLMSEQVTGKRIYATRLPQTGFKFEHQICFNDYQTLLSVHDNEK, from the coding sequence ATGCATATTTTATTTATTGGTTATGGTAAAACATCTCAGCGCGTTGCTAAACACTTATTTGAGCAAGGTCACCACATTAGCACAATTAGCCGTAGTCCAAAAATGGATTGTTATGCAAGACACTATATCCAAGATATACATTATTTAGATTTGACTCAGCTTGATCCAATTGATTTGGTTTATGTCATTCTTGCACCTTCGCAGAGCGGCATAGAAGCATATCAACAAACCTATGTTGATAGCGTTGAACCAATTGCTAATGCTCTCAAAAATCATCCTGTTCGACGTATCATCATCGTTTCTTCGACACGAGTCTATGGTGAAAATGCAGGGGAGCGAATCGATGATGAATCATTCATTCAACCCATCGATGAGCAGGGACATCTGCTTCGGAAGATGGAGTTGTTGTGGCAATCACATTATCCTCATCAGAGCATTATTGTCCGACCAGCAGGAATTTATGGGACCTCAATTGCTCGTTTAAAAAAGCTTGCTGAACAAACACTGACTTATCCAACGATACATTTTAGTAATCGAATTCATATCGATGATTTAGCCAAGTTTTTAGCGTTATTAGCTGTCATAGATATTGTGGAATCAAGTTATATTATTAGTAATAACAATCCTTTACCCATGCATGAAATATTAAGTTGGTTTCAACAATATTTAAACTTGCCTCAGTTGCAACTTATGTCTGAGCAAGTAACTGGGAAGCGAATTTATGCAACTCGATTGCCACAAACGGGATTTAAATTTGAACATCAGATTTGCTTTAATGACTATCAGACGCTGTTGTCGGTACATGATAATGAAAAATAA
- a CDS encoding putative solute-binding protein, producing the protein MRKIIFTMMLVLVATTSWAGAQTWCVFDPLSTQGDISRRLQDIRLYALQHKTQLKFDTFKDEKNAIQAFDQNKCSGLVASNFHTYRYNHFMGSTSGIGLISNNRVARMLLQLLTNPNVEKRMLDQNYEVLGMIPIGTAYMTMNTQQIRKVSQLKNKTIGILENNPPQLALVQSVSAKPVYVDFATAVDSFKQKKIDILAAPAYGVLPYNLKKEFGESTQVVNFPVAYFAINIVIRPQAYPNGFGHQIRTWFVKNSNVLAAQAMQWENHLPAYYWADISGYEKQGYEALVAKIRNRYVDSGYYDAYFVELIKRLRCLDDPKYLECRK; encoded by the coding sequence ATGAGAAAAATAATTTTTACGATGATGCTGGTGTTGGTAGCAACAACAAGTTGGGCGGGCGCACAAACATGGTGTGTGTTTGATCCATTGAGTACTCAGGGCGATATTAGTCGTCGTTTACAAGATATTCGTCTCTATGCACTTCAACATAAAACTCAGTTGAAATTTGATACTTTTAAGGATGAAAAAAATGCGATTCAGGCATTTGACCAAAATAAATGTTCAGGTTTAGTGGCATCTAATTTTCATACCTATCGTTACAACCATTTTATGGGAAGTACCAGTGGAATTGGTTTGATTTCAAACAATCGTGTTGCACGTATGTTGTTGCAGTTATTGACCAATCCAAATGTCGAAAAACGTATGCTAGATCAAAATTATGAAGTGCTAGGCATGATTCCAATTGGCACGGCATATATGACCATGAATACTCAGCAGATCAGGAAAGTTTCACAATTAAAGAATAAGACCATTGGTATTTTGGAAAATAATCCGCCTCAATTGGCATTGGTACAAAGTGTATCGGCAAAACCTGTTTATGTGGATTTTGCTACGGCAGTTGATTCTTTCAAGCAAAAGAAGATCGATATATTGGCTGCACCAGCGTATGGCGTATTACCTTATAACTTGAAAAAAGAGTTTGGTGAATCGACCCAAGTTGTCAATTTTCCAGTCGCGTATTTCGCAATTAATATTGTGATTCGACCTCAAGCGTATCCCAATGGTTTTGGACACCAAATCCGAACTTGGTTTGTAAAAAATAGTAATGTTTTAGCTGCACAAGCAATGCAATGGGAAAATCATTTACCAGCGTATTATTGGGCTGATATTTCGGGTTATGAAAAGCAGGGCTATGAGGCGCTGGTTGCTAAGATTCGTAATCGTTATGTGGATTCAGGTTACTACGATGCCTATTTTGTCGAGCTAATCAAACGACTCAGATGTCTAGATGATCCGAAATATTTAGAATGCCGCAAATAA
- the plsB gene encoding glycerol-3-phosphate 1-O-acyltransferase PlsB produces the protein MSKTGFGQMYRQLSSKLLDLVVTPHVLGEVPTESTTTEQSTPDSNKVICYVLQNYSRSNALVVDGETRRLHLKPALDAMSFGTYHEKNSILFLHQNENNFFNTQTYPPRLLQLIEALEQNQEVDVQLVPVTVLWGRSPDKEDSWFKLLFSDTWATPGTVKQLMNIGLHGRDSYLEFHEPQSLRELVDYAKRHHPNISPATYIASSLDGYLDQQREVVLGPDLSDRRNVMQSIIKAPDVQDAIRRESIQHKISMLEAERRAIGYVNEIVSDYSASAVRFADMALTRLWTQLYDGVEVHNFSTVRELAKDYEIIYTPCHRSHIDYLLLSYVIYKRGLMIPYIAAGDNLNLPFVGQLLRGGGAFFIRRSFRGNALYTSVFKEYLYTILSRNTPIEYFIEGGRSRTGRLLPPKTGMLAMTVHGHLRGRAKPIVFLPTYIGYERLMEGSTYVGEMQGKPKEAESIFGIVKTLRKIERIFGKVHVNFGEPVFLDDILKQHNADKIQIEKNDAPIPAEVSNVVSSSANVILENINRAVVINPVSLLSLILLATPKHTLDEEICAKQLDIYRDLATQQPYDERTQVTSLSGKEIIAYGLKLKLIKRVQHVLGDIIAIEDNQAVLLTYFRNNILHAFVLPSLVASLVEHNGKINKTDLSNVIRTLYPFLKAELFMKWKASELQQHIDNYINALVQIGLIFQDHDGNLFSPTPNSEEHQKLLTLGMPVKQSLERYYMTLALITQRGSGNISTKQVEELSHLLGQRLSVLYEFNSPEFFDKSLFQSFIKVLTQQNYIRNNEHGFIEYDDNFSEMAAGAQLVLDETTLQMLQHITTFTDKELATALEAMASQQAKRRLKRKKA, from the coding sequence ATGTCCAAGACTGGATTTGGTCAAATGTATCGCCAACTGTCGAGTAAGTTACTTGACCTTGTGGTCACTCCACATGTTCTTGGTGAAGTTCCTACAGAATCAACAACAACTGAGCAAAGCACACCAGATTCAAATAAAGTGATTTGTTATGTACTACAAAATTATTCACGTAGTAATGCTTTGGTAGTTGATGGTGAAACGCGTCGCCTTCATCTAAAGCCGGCTTTGGATGCCATGAGTTTTGGAACTTATCATGAAAAAAACTCGATTCTATTTTTACATCAGAATGAAAATAACTTTTTTAATACTCAAACATATCCCCCACGCCTTCTACAGTTGATCGAAGCATTAGAACAAAATCAAGAAGTAGATGTTCAATTAGTTCCCGTTACAGTACTTTGGGGACGCTCACCTGATAAAGAAGATTCATGGTTTAAATTATTATTTTCTGATACTTGGGCAACACCAGGTACTGTTAAGCAACTCATGAATATTGGCTTACATGGGCGTGATTCATATTTAGAATTCCATGAACCTCAATCTCTACGTGAATTGGTAGATTATGCCAAGAGACATCATCCAAACATCTCTCCTGCCACGTATATCGCAAGTTCACTAGATGGCTACCTAGACCAGCAACGCGAAGTGGTACTTGGGCCTGACTTGTCAGACCGCCGCAACGTGATGCAGTCTATCATTAAGGCACCCGATGTACAGGATGCCATTCGCCGTGAAAGCATTCAGCATAAAATCAGCATGCTTGAGGCAGAACGCCGCGCAATTGGCTATGTCAATGAAATCGTTTCTGATTATTCAGCGTCAGCAGTACGCTTCGCAGATATGGCTTTAACACGATTATGGACACAACTATATGATGGCGTTGAAGTTCATAATTTCAGTACAGTTCGCGAACTTGCGAAAGACTATGAAATTATTTACACACCATGCCACCGTAGCCATATCGACTATTTATTATTGTCCTATGTGATTTATAAACGTGGCTTGATGATTCCATATATTGCTGCGGGTGATAACCTGAACTTACCTTTTGTAGGTCAGTTATTGCGTGGAGGCGGTGCATTTTTCATACGCCGCTCATTCCGCGGAAATGCACTGTATACTTCTGTATTTAAAGAATATTTATACACCATTCTATCGCGCAATACGCCTATCGAGTACTTCATTGAAGGCGGTCGTTCACGTACTGGTCGCTTGCTACCACCGAAGACAGGTATGCTTGCAATGACCGTACATGGTCATTTACGCGGTCGTGCTAAGCCAATCGTATTCTTACCGACATATATTGGTTATGAGCGCTTGATGGAAGGCTCAACTTATGTAGGTGAAATGCAAGGTAAGCCAAAAGAAGCAGAATCAATTTTCGGTATCGTCAAAACTTTACGTAAAATTGAAAGAATTTTTGGCAAGGTACACGTTAACTTTGGTGAACCTGTTTTCCTCGATGATATTTTAAAGCAGCATAATGCAGACAAAATTCAGATCGAAAAAAATGATGCGCCAATTCCAGCTGAAGTATCGAATGTTGTTTCAAGCTCAGCTAATGTTATTTTAGAAAATATTAACCGCGCGGTGGTCATCAACCCTGTTTCATTATTATCTTTGATCTTATTAGCAACACCAAAGCATACATTAGATGAAGAGATCTGTGCGAAACAGCTTGATATTTATCGTGATTTAGCGACTCAACAACCATATGATGAACGCACGCAAGTCACTTCTTTATCAGGTAAAGAAATCATTGCTTATGGTCTAAAGCTCAAACTGATCAAACGTGTGCAGCATGTTCTAGGTGATATTATTGCCATAGAAGACAATCAAGCTGTTTTATTAACCTATTTCCGTAACAACATCTTGCATGCTTTTGTCTTACCATCACTGGTTGCATCATTGGTTGAACATAACGGTAAGATTAATAAAACAGATTTAAGTAATGTGATTCGTACATTGTATCCATTCTTAAAAGCTGAATTATTCATGAAGTGGAAAGCTTCTGAATTGCAACAGCATATTGATAACTATATCAACGCACTTGTTCAAATTGGTCTAATTTTCCAAGATCATGATGGGAACTTATTTAGCCCAACACCAAACAGTGAAGAGCATCAGAAACTTTTGACTTTAGGCATGCCAGTTAAACAAAGCTTAGAGCGTTATTACATGACGCTTGCACTGATCACCCAACGTGGTTCTGGCAACATTTCAACCAAACAAGTCGAAGAGTTAAGTCACTTATTAGGTCAACGCCTATCTGTACTATATGAATTTAACTCACCTGAGTTCTTTGATAAGTCTTTATTCCAGAGCTTTATTAAGGTTCTAACACAACAAAATTACATTCGTAATAATGAACATGGTTTCATTGAATATGATGATAATTTCAGTGAAATGGCCGCAGGTGCACAGTTGGTACTGGATGAAACGACCTTGCAAATGTTGCAACACATCACAACATTTACAGATAAAGAACTTGCAACCGCTTTAGAAGCAATGGCTTCTCAACAGGCAAAACGTCGTTTAAAACGCAAGAAAGCTTAA
- a CDS encoding acyl-CoA thioesterase, producing MNALTQELVELLTLEKLEEHIFRGNSRNLVGKRVFGGQVLGQALRAASYTTNRPAHSLHAYFLYGGDVDAPIIYEVDPLRDGKSFASRQVRAIQHGRTIFSAMVSFANPEEGLNYQHKEPEYPSPEELKSEKELKESMLNFVPENARTSFMRERHVEIRPTRPVNPFQPQPEAPYYAHYIRTHDRIAENVDDVSLHQAIVAFYSDFTLMTTALRPHGLSWISPNLQCASIDHTIYFHRPLRADDWMLYDMEATISASSRGLNFGRMWQNGQLVCSTVQEGLIRLREIETQ from the coding sequence ATGAATGCGTTAACTCAAGAACTGGTTGAACTTTTGACTTTGGAAAAGTTGGAAGAACATATTTTCCGAGGCAACAGTCGCAATTTGGTTGGGAAACGAGTATTCGGTGGGCAAGTTCTTGGACAAGCATTAAGAGCGGCGTCATATACCACAAACCGTCCAGCACATTCGTTGCATGCTTATTTTTTATATGGTGGTGATGTCGATGCACCGATCATTTATGAAGTTGATCCATTGCGAGATGGTAAAAGTTTTGCAAGTCGACAAGTGCGTGCGATCCAACATGGACGTACAATTTTCTCGGCGATGGTATCTTTTGCCAATCCAGAAGAAGGCTTAAATTATCAACATAAAGAACCAGAGTATCCGAGTCCTGAAGAGCTGAAGTCTGAGAAAGAATTAAAAGAAAGTATGCTCAATTTCGTTCCAGAAAATGCACGTACGAGTTTTATGCGCGAACGTCATGTGGAAATTAGACCAACTCGACCAGTTAATCCTTTTCAGCCGCAGCCTGAAGCACCATATTATGCGCACTACATTCGTACCCATGATCGTATTGCAGAAAATGTTGATGACGTTTCATTACATCAAGCCATCGTTGCGTTTTATTCAGACTTTACTTTGATGACTACAGCACTGCGTCCACACGGGTTATCTTGGATTTCGCCAAATTTACAATGTGCAAGTATTGATCATACCATTTACTTCCATCGCCCGTTACGTGCTGATGATTGGATGCTTTACGATATGGAAGCAACGATTAGTGCCAGTTCACGTGGTCTGAATTTTGGACGCATGTGGCAGAATGGTCAGCTGGTATGTAGCACTGTGCAAGAGGGGCTAATTCGCTTAAGAGAAATTGAAACCCAGTAA
- a CDS encoding dicarboxylate/amino acid:cation symporter, whose protein sequence is MNLNTQILIAAVLGVIYGFFLTLYPQTSFAEHSLYGLGILSSIFIGLLKMLLIPLIFSSIVVGVSNLQAGGQFGRVWKITALSCLTTTTLALILGISCAHLFEVGKGVDIQIFQEAMQNHQTPDTLTPSSFLTSFIQNTLINPFKAFSEGNVLAVVVFALFLGVALVKGGESFSLVRNTCQQFFVMMMMLVGWVMKLAPIGIFALLAKLIASEDLSVLSRLVEFAMVVTGTTIFHGAVVLPTLLWIFGKMNPITFFKGARTALVTAFATSSSSATMPLSMKCAQENLGVRPQTAGFVIPLGTQLNMDGTALYEAAAALFIANLIGLDLSLTQQIIVCLTAMIASLGAPGIPSAGMVTMIMVLQSVGLPAEAIAILLPIDRVLDTVRTVVNVQGDMMISVVVDRYAKQAEVESS, encoded by the coding sequence ATGAATTTAAATACACAAATTCTAATCGCAGCCGTACTGGGTGTTATATATGGGTTCTTCTTGACTTTGTATCCGCAGACTAGTTTTGCTGAACATAGTTTGTATGGGCTGGGGATTTTAAGCAGTATTTTTATTGGTTTACTAAAAATGTTGCTCATCCCACTTATTTTTAGTTCGATCGTTGTAGGTGTTTCAAATTTACAGGCTGGTGGACAATTTGGGCGAGTTTGGAAAATTACAGCATTAAGCTGTCTCACGACGACAACCTTAGCTTTGATTTTAGGGATTAGTTGTGCACATCTATTTGAAGTAGGTAAAGGCGTAGATATTCAAATCTTCCAAGAAGCCATGCAAAACCATCAGACGCCAGATACGCTGACGCCTTCAAGTTTTCTGACCAGTTTTATCCAAAATACCTTGATCAATCCTTTTAAAGCATTTAGTGAGGGTAATGTACTTGCAGTTGTGGTCTTTGCGTTATTCCTTGGAGTCGCATTAGTCAAAGGGGGTGAAAGCTTTAGTTTGGTTCGCAATACCTGCCAACAATTCTTTGTCATGATGATGATGCTTGTGGGTTGGGTGATGAAGCTAGCGCCAATCGGTATTTTTGCATTGCTTGCTAAATTGATCGCGAGCGAAGATCTTTCCGTGTTAAGTCGTTTAGTGGAATTCGCAATGGTTGTCACAGGAACAACGATTTTTCACGGTGCTGTTGTTTTGCCGACATTACTTTGGATTTTTGGAAAAATGAATCCAATCACTTTCTTTAAAGGTGCACGCACAGCTTTGGTCACTGCATTTGCGACTAGTTCAAGTTCCGCGACGATGCCACTCAGTATGAAATGTGCACAAGAAAATTTAGGTGTGCGACCACAGACGGCAGGATTTGTGATTCCTTTAGGAACACAATTAAATATGGATGGTACTGCACTTTATGAGGCAGCCGCTGCTTTGTTTATTGCAAATTTGATAGGCTTGGACTTGAGCTTAACACAGCAAATTATCGTATGTTTAACTGCCATGATTGCTTCATTGGGAGCACCAGGTATTCCCAGCGCAGGTATGGTGACCATGATTATGGTTTTACAATCAGTTGGTTTGCCTGCGGAAGCGATTGCGATTTTATTACCGATTGATCGAGTATTAGATACTGTACGAACAGTGGTGAATGTACAGGGTGATATGATGATCAGCGTTGTTGTTGATCGTTATGCTAAGCAAGCAGAAGTTGAATCAAGTTGA
- a CDS encoding metal-dependent hydrolase produces the protein MKLLSIMKNKVLGSSIDYKILPRKVKFDWKKTPVDWIPNQPYASYFINEINNILPAGEFWFCRLYNKVLPEITDEKLKQDVQAFIRQEAMHAVAHTSANKEYLSQRNIDIQRNLDIMDFLFNKALADKPFGKEVPKILDHQWDLFRLGIIATVEHMTCVLGKYALYNKRWEELGADPEMIDLIKWHGSEEIEHRTVAFDLYRHLGGGYIARYYMSVAVIVGVLGLWVDGAAHIMGQDPRFTDKKPSLFRPWVWMEWYKIGRQDNQVLPNPIWLVAQQIDYLMPWYDPVKEGNTQDAVNYLNNSPAAKRALQQAA, from the coding sequence ATGAAATTACTATCAATTATGAAGAACAAAGTGCTTGGTTCTTCGATTGACTATAAAATTCTCCCACGCAAAGTGAAGTTTGACTGGAAAAAAACACCAGTGGATTGGATTCCAAACCAGCCTTATGCCAGTTATTTTATTAATGAAATTAACAATATTTTGCCTGCTGGTGAGTTTTGGTTCTGCCGCTTATACAACAAAGTTCTTCCAGAAATTACTGATGAAAAATTAAAACAAGACGTTCAAGCATTTATTCGCCAAGAAGCGATGCATGCGGTTGCACATACGTCTGCGAACAAAGAATATCTTAGCCAACGTAATATTGATATTCAGCGTAATCTCGATATTATGGATTTCTTATTTAACAAAGCTTTAGCTGATAAGCCTTTTGGTAAAGAAGTTCCTAAAATACTTGACCATCAATGGGATTTGTTCCGTCTAGGCATCATTGCAACAGTTGAACACATGACTTGTGTATTGGGTAAATACGCACTGTATAACAAACGTTGGGAAGAGCTCGGTGCCGATCCTGAAATGATTGATCTGATTAAATGGCATGGTTCTGAAGAAATCGAACATCGTACCGTTGCCTTTGATCTATATCGTCATTTAGGTGGTGGTTATATTGCACGTTATTACATGAGTGTCGCTGTAATCGTAGGTGTACTTGGTTTATGGGTTGATGGCGCGGCACATATCATGGGTCAAGATCCTCGTTTTACCGACAAAAAACCAAGCTTATTTAGACCATGGGTTTGGATGGAATGGTACAAAATTGGTCGTCAAGATAATCAGGTTTTACCAAATCCAATTTGGTTAGTCGCTCAACAAATCGACTATCTCATGCCTTGGTATGATCCTGTGAAAGAAGGTAATACTCAAGATGCGGTGAATTATTTAAATAATTCACCAGCAGCAAAACGCGCTTTACAACAAGCTGCATAA
- the yihA gene encoding ribosome biogenesis GTP-binding protein YihA/YsxC: MRRSEKSKDTKAKLAPKQKISYEKKTDPAVTAYAVQSLTWLRQAEFLMSAPKLDLCVEDTGYEIAFAGRSNAGKSSAINALTNQKQLARASKRPGRTQMINFFSLGNPDQRLVDLPGYGYAAVPEAMKIVWQKELENYLIHRKSLQGLVLLMDIRHPLQHFDLMMLEWAHSRHLFVHILLTKADKLNRGPANKVLLEIKQQLKKMKLDFSIQLFSSLNRIGLEELASVMGGRLHFTLDQPAEFDLDQIPEASEVDVEE; the protein is encoded by the coding sequence ATGCGTCGTAGTGAAAAATCGAAAGACACCAAAGCCAAACTCGCACCTAAACAAAAAATCAGTTATGAAAAAAAGACTGATCCTGCAGTAACCGCATATGCAGTGCAGTCTTTGACTTGGTTACGCCAAGCTGAATTTTTGATGAGTGCACCTAAACTGGATTTGTGCGTAGAAGATACAGGTTATGAAATCGCATTTGCAGGTCGTTCCAATGCAGGAAAATCGAGTGCAATTAATGCTTTAACCAATCAAAAGCAACTCGCACGCGCTTCAAAAAGACCTGGGCGCACGCAAATGATTAACTTTTTTAGCTTAGGTAATCCAGATCAACGTTTGGTCGATTTACCAGGTTATGGTTATGCGGCTGTACCTGAAGCCATGAAAATCGTATGGCAGAAAGAACTTGAGAACTATCTAATCCATCGTAAAAGCTTACAAGGCTTAGTACTGTTAATGGACATCCGCCATCCATTACAACATTTTGACTTAATGATGCTGGAATGGGCACATTCACGCCATTTGTTTGTGCATATCCTGCTTACTAAAGCCGATAAATTAAACCGTGGCCCTGCCAATAAAGTACTATTAGAAATTAAGCAGCAGTTGAAGAAAATGAAACTTGATTTCTCGATTCAATTATTCTCTTCACTCAATCGAATTGGTTTAGAAGAATTGGCAAGCGTCATGGGTGGCCGTTTACATTTCACACTTGATCAACCAGCAGAATTTGACCTTGATCAGATCCCAGAAGCTTCAGAAGTAGACGTCGAAGAATAA
- a CDS encoding RrF2 family transcriptional regulator — protein MQLNKFTDYALRILMYVARPSDVPYTIADIARDLHVSQNHLVKIVHFMGKQHWIVTIRGKGGGLRLNPEAKSLKLGEIVRILQGNHQIVECNTPPCVLRSHCGLKSILDQALECFYQSLDQYTLGEVLQYGILPSSTNSNIDFLQLVQKA, from the coding sequence ATGCAACTCAATAAGTTTACTGATTATGCACTCAGAATCTTAATGTATGTCGCTCGTCCGAGTGATGTACCGTATACGATTGCAGATATTGCACGGGACTTGCATGTATCCCAAAATCATTTAGTGAAAATCGTTCACTTCATGGGAAAACAGCATTGGATTGTAACGATTCGCGGCAAAGGCGGTGGACTTCGTTTAAATCCAGAAGCCAAAAGTTTAAAACTAGGTGAAATTGTTCGTATCCTACAAGGCAATCATCAAATCGTAGAATGTAATACGCCACCTTGTGTTTTACGCTCTCATTGCGGACTGAAAAGTATTTTGGATCAAGCTTTAGAATGTTTTTATCAAAGCCTAGATCAATATACACTTGGAGAAGTGCTGCAATATGGCATTCTTCCCTCTTCTACAAATTCAAATATTGATTTTTTACAACTCGTTCAAAAAGCCTAA
- the hmpA gene encoding NO-inducible flavohemoprotein: MTPQQIDLVKATVPVLRENGVALTGYFYNRMLGNNPELKETFNMGHQRSGAQAQALAGAVLAYAENIEDPSVLLPVVELIAHKHVSLNIQSPDYSIVGENLLHSISEVLNISMEDPLIGAWAAAYGQLADLFISTEKAIYDQHQQTKGSWLGWRNFKIAKKVVESDEITSFYLAPVDGGELPKYEAGQYISVRVFVPELNLRQPRQYTLSTSPQADYLRISVKREDEKGELAGGWVSSTLHGLAEGSEIEVSAPTGNFYLIDSKKRNVFISGGVGLTPMIAMLNQLVTEDMPQPVSFIHACRSSQVHAMKQHIHELKAKYPRLSTFTAYEFPHESDVLGEDYDVAGRLDLAAMDAALLPINADYYLCGPMPFMAEQHKALVARGIPAENIHSEAFGTGGVKLS; this comes from the coding sequence ATGACTCCGCAGCAAATTGACCTTGTAAAAGCAACTGTACCTGTACTCCGTGAAAATGGTGTGGCACTCACTGGTTACTTTTACAACCGTATGTTAGGTAATAACCCCGAATTAAAAGAAACCTTCAATATGGGGCATCAACGTAGTGGTGCACAAGCACAAGCACTTGCGGGTGCTGTACTAGCTTATGCGGAAAATATTGAAGATCCTTCTGTACTTTTACCTGTGGTCGAATTGATTGCACACAAACATGTGAGCTTGAATATTCAATCACCTGATTACAGTATTGTGGGTGAGAACCTACTACACTCTATCAGTGAAGTACTGAATATTTCGATGGAAGATCCATTGATTGGTGCATGGGCGGCCGCTTATGGTCAATTAGCTGACTTATTTATTAGCACTGAAAAAGCGATCTATGATCAACATCAACAAACCAAAGGCAGTTGGTTAGGTTGGCGTAATTTCAAAATTGCCAAAAAAGTCGTTGAAAGCGATGAAATTACTTCATTCTATCTCGCACCTGTGGATGGTGGTGAATTACCTAAATATGAAGCGGGTCAATACATTTCAGTTCGCGTGTTTGTACCTGAACTCAATTTAAGACAACCACGTCAATACACACTATCAACAAGTCCTCAAGCAGATTACTTACGTATTTCAGTCAAACGTGAGGATGAAAAAGGTGAGTTAGCAGGTGGTTGGGTATCAAGCACCTTACATGGCTTGGCTGAGGGTTCAGAAATTGAGGTATCTGCACCTACAGGCAACTTCTACCTGATTGATAGCAAAAAACGTAATGTGTTTATCAGTGGTGGTGTTGGCTTAACTCCAATGATTGCTATGCTGAATCAATTAGTGACAGAAGATATGCCTCAGCCTGTCAGCTTTATTCATGCCTGCCGTAGCAGTCAGGTGCATGCCATGAAACAGCATATTCATGAGTTAAAGGCAAAATATCCACGCCTGAGCACATTTACTGCCTATGAATTCCCACATGAAAGTGATGTGCTAGGTGAAGATTATGACGTTGCTGGCCGTCTGGATTTAGCAGCGATGGATGCCGCTTTACTGCCAATCAATGCAGACTATTATCTGTGTGGTCCAATGCCATTTATGGCGGAACAGCATAAGGCACTGGTTGCCCGTGGTATTCCTGCCGAAAACATTCATAGCGAAGCATTCGGTACGGGTGGCGTAAAACTCAGCTAA